In one window of Microbacterium sp. PM5 DNA:
- a CDS encoding ABC transporter substrate-binding protein, with product MDISKRGFRGLLTVAAAGAMVVGLSACSGGAEPAGSGSAAAGGDKPITVGFVAVGPEGGWRNANEQAIKDAFTKDAGFDLKYAPAASPSDQKSQLDAFSTFVNDEVDVILLTATEASGWEDELKKAKEANIPVILLDRGVDASSDLYVTRIAPDNKQVANSVGEWAATTFPSGANYFVLEGVPGLSVVNERNEGFDAAIAGKSGWNKVGAQTANWKTDEGKSVIETVLKANNNNIQFIFAQNDEMGIGAAQAVSAAGLKPGTDVKIATIDGTKGALEALAKGDLSFVAQYNPFFGTDAVDAVKKALAGEKVDSTIIVKSATFDSPEAAQKALDQGLGF from the coding sequence ATGGACATCAGCAAGCGCGGATTCCGTGGACTGCTCACGGTCGCAGCGGCCGGCGCCATGGTCGTCGGGCTGAGCGCGTGCTCGGGTGGCGCAGAGCCCGCCGGCAGCGGCAGCGCCGCAGCCGGTGGTGACAAGCCCATCACGGTCGGTTTCGTCGCGGTCGGCCCCGAGGGCGGCTGGCGCAACGCCAACGAGCAGGCCATCAAGGACGCGTTCACCAAGGACGCGGGCTTCGACCTCAAGTACGCTCCGGCGGCCAGCCCCAGCGACCAGAAGTCGCAGCTCGACGCGTTCTCGACCTTCGTCAACGACGAGGTCGACGTCATCCTCCTCACGGCGACCGAGGCATCGGGCTGGGAGGACGAGCTGAAGAAGGCCAAGGAGGCCAACATCCCCGTGATCCTGCTGGACCGCGGTGTCGATGCCTCCTCCGACCTGTACGTCACGCGCATCGCGCCCGACAACAAGCAGGTCGCCAACTCGGTCGGCGAGTGGGCCGCCACCACGTTCCCCAGCGGTGCGAACTACTTCGTGCTCGAGGGCGTTCCCGGCCTGTCGGTCGTCAACGAGCGCAACGAGGGCTTCGACGCCGCGATCGCCGGCAAGTCGGGCTGGAACAAGGTCGGCGCACAGACGGCCAACTGGAAGACCGACGAGGGCAAGTCCGTCATCGAGACGGTCCTCAAGGCCAACAACAACAACATCCAGTTCATCTTCGCCCAGAACGACGAGATGGGCATCGGCGCGGCGCAGGCCGTGAGCGCGGCGGGCCTCAAGCCCGGCACCGACGTCAAGATCGCGACGATCGACGGCACCAAGGGCGCGCTGGAGGCGCTGGCGAAGGGCGACCTGAGCTTCGTCGCCCAGTACAACCCCTTCTTCGGCACCGACGCGGTCGACGCTGTGAAGAAGGCCCTCGCGGGCGAGAAGGTCGACTCGACCATCATCGTCAAGAGCGCCACGTTCGACTCGCCCGAGGCGGCCCAGAAGGCGCTCGACCAGGGTCTCGGCTTCTAA
- a CDS encoding LacI family DNA-binding transcriptional regulator, producing the protein MADQSGRGWAKPSIYDVANHAGVSHMTVSRVLNGHPNIRESTRVRVLQAIDEMQYTRSSIARALATSKSMRIGVLVDSPVQWGPNSTLRAIEEAARASAYSVSVFSTSDEDAATISTGITDLVAQGIDALCVIAPRSSALELFREHSSNMPTLVIKAEPDPHLHTVAVDQYTGARMAVAHLIGLGHRTIAHVAGPLDWYDARARWQGWRDELEAAGLGEGPMVQGDWTSDRGYEIGRSRQLAAATAVFAANDQMALGTVHGLVERGLRVPEDISVVGFDDLPDARHFLPPLTTVRQDFASLGALALRLIIAAIDGDDTAMHALIAPELVLRASTAAAVPRG; encoded by the coding sequence ATGGCTGATCAGTCCGGCCGAGGGTGGGCCAAACCCAGCATCTACGACGTCGCCAATCACGCCGGCGTCTCGCACATGACCGTCTCGCGCGTGCTCAACGGTCACCCCAACATCCGCGAGTCCACGCGCGTGCGCGTGCTGCAGGCGATCGACGAGATGCAGTACACGCGCAGTTCCATCGCTCGCGCCCTCGCGACGAGCAAGTCCATGCGCATCGGTGTTCTCGTCGACAGTCCGGTGCAGTGGGGGCCGAACAGCACCCTGCGCGCGATCGAGGAGGCCGCCCGCGCCAGTGCGTACTCGGTGAGTGTGTTCTCGACGTCGGACGAGGATGCCGCGACCATCTCCACCGGCATCACCGACCTCGTGGCTCAGGGCATCGACGCCCTGTGCGTCATCGCTCCGCGGTCATCGGCCCTGGAGCTGTTCCGCGAGCACAGCTCGAACATGCCGACGCTCGTGATCAAGGCCGAGCCCGACCCGCATCTGCACACCGTCGCCGTCGACCAGTACACCGGCGCGCGCATGGCCGTGGCGCACCTCATCGGACTCGGTCATCGCACGATCGCCCACGTCGCCGGACCCCTGGACTGGTACGACGCGCGAGCCCGCTGGCAGGGATGGCGCGATGAGCTGGAGGCGGCAGGCCTGGGGGAGGGGCCGATGGTGCAGGGCGACTGGACCTCCGATCGCGGCTATGAGATCGGGCGGTCCCGGCAGCTCGCCGCCGCGACGGCGGTCTTCGCCGCCAATGATCAGATGGCTCTGGGAACCGTGCACGGCCTCGTGGAACGCGGCCTTCGCGTTCCCGAAGACATCAGTGTCGTCGGATTCGACGACCTGCCCGACGCTCGTCACTTCCTGCCGCCGCTGACGACCGTGCGGCAGGACTTCGCCTCTCTCGGTGCCCTCGCGCTCCGGCTGATCATCGCCGCCATCGACGGCGACGACACCGCGATGCATGCGCTGATCGCTCCGGAGCTGGTGCTGCGCGCGTCGACCGCCGCGGCCGTGCCCCGAGGCTGA
- a CDS encoding alpha/beta fold hydrolase, protein MDSADRTPDSPADAAAEAVSQMADAVDRAIDEITGAPTDDGRIEVFAHGGASIVAERRGQVSSARTIVLAHGIGMGRKVFGDLVQHLEGKALVVALDLPGYGDAPEPTRTPTIERMADLVAAYLRHLGRGPVVLLGHSMGTQVVTETAVRHPDTVDRLVLVAPTVDRHHRRALRQLWRLARDLWGESPKVLLLGAREYVRAGPNLRRKMRAMLTHRPEAAYARVSAPTLVVRGEYDVVVPREWFDEVVAAIPDSRAFVVDGHRHETLIRTAEPTARELDRWLSAP, encoded by the coding sequence ATGGACTCCGCCGACCGCACTCCCGACTCGCCTGCGGATGCCGCCGCGGAGGCGGTCTCGCAGATGGCGGATGCCGTCGATCGGGCGATCGACGAGATCACGGGCGCGCCGACCGACGACGGACGGATCGAGGTGTTCGCACACGGCGGCGCGAGTATCGTGGCCGAGCGCCGCGGCCAGGTCTCGTCCGCACGCACCATCGTGCTCGCGCACGGGATCGGCATGGGCCGCAAGGTGTTCGGAGACCTGGTGCAGCATCTGGAAGGCAAGGCGCTCGTCGTCGCGCTGGACCTGCCGGGCTACGGCGACGCCCCGGAGCCGACGCGCACGCCCACGATCGAGCGGATGGCCGATCTCGTCGCGGCGTATCTGCGCCATCTGGGACGTGGCCCGGTCGTGCTGCTCGGACACTCGATGGGGACGCAGGTCGTCACCGAGACCGCCGTGCGACACCCCGACACCGTCGACCGGCTCGTCCTGGTCGCCCCCACGGTCGACCGCCATCACCGGCGCGCGCTGCGTCAGCTGTGGCGCTTGGCGCGTGACCTGTGGGGCGAGAGCCCGAAGGTGCTGCTGCTGGGCGCCCGCGAGTATGTGCGGGCGGGACCGAACCTCCGGCGCAAGATGCGCGCGATGCTCACCCACCGCCCCGAGGCCGCCTACGCGCGAGTGTCGGCGCCCACCCTGGTGGTGCGGGGCGAATACGACGTCGTCGTTCCCCGTGAGTGGTTCGACGAGGTCGTCGCCGCCATCCCGGACTCGCGCGCCTTCGTCGTCGACGGCCACCGTCACGAGACGCTCATTCGCACGGCAGAGCCGACTGCCCGTGAACTGGATCGGTGGCTGTCCGCCCCGTGA